One genomic window of Nicotiana sylvestris chromosome 10, ASM39365v2, whole genome shotgun sequence includes the following:
- the LOC138879156 gene encoding uncharacterized protein — protein sequence MQIRGRNRLVIEQDYDEDVRPYIEHLMDGQNYSRAQPYIEQLMDCQNYSNAQAHDGQSNELNFSNGGTEIPNDDDSDIWKLPPEKTIDAPFNNRNQAIGKEGQKLASFLGIITRTPELTPLHIDDLRNFDNEEKKKLVDFARKKFSIPKRGEAWVLKSLGKKWKDYKCSLKREYAQKYKTKDALLKNRPSRIPRDQWSSLVSYWLSDKAKRRTLANRINRGKQTMPHTGGSKSIATLMNEQAVNRIEPTQAEIFLLTHKKHKDGRPLDDDYVKTIWIYCLFYGQKMINERMSNSERSTEQTPRSVAWEGDVYSQVLGNGKSGYVRCLGLGPTPSVPWGSRSSLGNIAADDSSDEVIQRLEQQIIELKEKQNEEMNIMKQNQENMQSELLQMRQLMRKYAPNASMPQSSNGTLGEQIPDANSIYERVPQTSRMPSVTENAQLSHGTTHLCPSSLLFEFSSFDFY from the exons ATGCAAATTAGAGGTCGCAATCGACTGGTAATTGAACAAGATTATGATGAAGATGTGAGACCTTATATTGAGCACTTGATGGATGGTCAAAACTACTCTAGAGCCCAGCCATATATTGAGCAGTTGATGGATTGTCAGAATTACTCTAACGCTCAAGCACATGATGGTCAATCTAATGAGTTGAATTTTTCTAATGGTGGCACTGAAATTCCAAATGATGACGATTCAG ATATTTGGAAACTTCCGCCGGAGAAGACAATTGATGCGCCCTTTAATAATCGTAACCAAGCTATTGGGAAAGAGGGTCAAAAGCTTGCTAGCTTTCTAGGAATTATTACCAGAACTCCAGAACTAACACCTCTACATATAGATGATTTGAGAAATTTTGACAACGAAGAAAAGAAGAAACTGGTGGATTTTGCGAGG AAGAAGTTCTCTATCCCAAAACGTGGAGAGGCGTGGGTCTTAAAGTCACTAGGAAAAAAATGGAAAGATTACAAGTGCAGTTTGAAGCGTGAGTATGCGCAAAAATATAAGACTAAAGACGCTTTACTAAAAAATAGACCAAGTCGTATACCGAGGGATCAATGGAGTAGTCTTGTCTCGTATTGGCTTTCTGATAAAGCTAAG AGACGTACCCTAGCAAATAGAATCAATAGGGGCAAGCAAACGATGCCTCACACAGGAGGATCAAAAAGCATTGCCACCTTGATGAATGAGCAG GCTGTAAATAGGATAGAGCCTACACAAGCAGAAATTTTCCTATTAACTCATAAAAAACATAAGGATGGTAGGCCACTGGATGATGATTATGTCAAGACAATC TGGATTTATTGTTTATTCTATGGTCAAAAAATGATAAATGAAAGAATGAGCAATAGTGAGAGATCTACTGAGCAAACTCCTCGTAGTGTTGCTTGGGAAGGAGATGTGTATTCCCAGGTGTTGGGAAATGGAAAAAGTGGGTATGTTCGTTGTTTAGGACTTGGTCCCACTCCTTCTGTTCCATGGGGTAGTAGGTCTTCCTTAGGAAATATTGCTGCAGATGATTCTTCTGATGAGGTTATACAAAGGTTAGAACAGCAGATAATCGAGTTAAAGGAGaaacaaaatgaagaaatgaatatTATGAAACAAAATCAGGAGAATATGCAATCAGAATTACTCCAAATGAGACAATTAATGCGCAAATATGCTCCTAATGCATCTATGCCTCAAAGTAGCAATGGCACCTTAGGTGAACAG ATCCCCGACGCCAATAGTATATATGAACGAGTACCACAAACATCAAGAATGCCTAGTGTTACTGAAAATGCTCAACTTTCTCATGGTACTACTCATCTTTGTCCTTCATCGCTACTGTTTGAGTTTTCCTCCTTCGATTTTTACTAA